In Nocardioides daphniae, the DNA window GAGCTTGGCCTCACCGAACTGCTCGGCCAGCTTCTCCGTCAGGACACCACGCGACTCACCGTGCGAGGCACGATCGAGCAGGCGGAAGAGCGCCAGGAAGATCGGCATCTGGATGAGGATCGGCAGGCAGGAGGCGAACGGGTTGGTCCCGGCCTCCTTGTAGAGGTTCATCGTCTCCTGCGCGAGACGCTCCCGGTCGTGGCCGTACTTCTTCTGCAGCTCCCGGACCTTGGGCTGGATCAGCTGCATGTTGCGGCTGGACTTGATCTGCTTCACGAAGAGCGGGATCAGCGCAGCGCGGATGACGACGGTGAGGCCGATGATGGAGAGCACCCAGGCGGCACCGCTGTCCGGAGCGAGCACGGTGCTGAAGAGCTTGTGGAAGCCAACCAGCACCACGGAGATGATGTAGTAGAGCGGCGCCATGATCGCGCTGCCGATGTCGCCGAACACTCAAGCTCCTCGAGTTGGGGTGGAGTCCGCGCTGGTGCGGGGTGGAACTGGGTCGTAGCCGCCGGCGGCCCACGGGTGGCACCGACTCAGTCGGCGCACGGCAAGCCAGGAGCCCTTGAGGCTCCC includes these proteins:
- the yidD gene encoding membrane protein insertion efficiency factor YidD, which codes for MKHLLIGFLKLYRTFISPLYGQVCRYHPSCSAYALDAVREYGSLKGSWLAVRRLSRCHPWAAGGYDPVPPRTSADSTPTRGA